In Deinococcus puniceus, one genomic interval encodes:
- the hemL gene encoding glutamate-1-semialdehyde 2,1-aminomutase, translating into MTANPEILSTPSSQAARTTQSQALFARAQAVTPGGVNSPVRAFRSVGGTPRFIARANGAILTDADGNDYIDHIGSWGPMILGHNLPAVREAVIEALAGGTSFGAPGEREVLLGEAVTRITGVDRVRFVNSGTEATMSALRLARGFTGRKYILKFRGNYHGHADGLLVEAGSGLMTDAVADGGQLNRQGLGQAAPSSAGVPEEYAALTLVSEYNDPAALDALMTARGHEIAAVIFEPVVGNAGVLIPNPEFLDALHRVQAAGVLLIADEVMTGFRLSLRGATGLLGLRPDLTCWGKIIGGGLPVGAYGGRAEVMNFVSPQGPVYQAGTLSGNPLAMAAGLAMLGALEADPGVYERLNTYTAQLAEGLKAGASAAGVPISVNQIGSMLTAFHSSAPHGSIRTYTDAARSDTAAFAGWFQGMLARGIYWAPSQFESIFVSAAHTDAHLNATLEAAAQAYAALTVRGEQ; encoded by the coding sequence ATGACGGCGAATCCTGAGATTCTTTCTACTCCTTCTTCTCAAGCGGCCAGGACAACGCAGTCCCAAGCCTTGTTTGCGCGGGCGCAGGCGGTCACTCCCGGCGGCGTGAACAGTCCGGTGCGGGCCTTCCGCAGCGTGGGCGGCACACCGCGTTTTATCGCGCGGGCCAACGGCGCGATTCTGACCGATGCAGACGGCAACGACTACATCGACCATATCGGTTCGTGGGGGCCGATGATTTTGGGCCACAACCTGCCCGCCGTGCGCGAGGCTGTCATCGAAGCGCTGGCAGGCGGCACCAGCTTCGGCGCTCCCGGTGAGCGGGAAGTGTTGCTGGGCGAGGCAGTGACGCGCATAACAGGCGTAGACCGAGTGCGTTTTGTGAACAGCGGCACGGAAGCCACCATGAGCGCCTTGCGTCTGGCACGGGGGTTTACGGGGCGCAAGTACATTCTGAAGTTCCGGGGTAACTACCACGGGCACGCTGACGGATTGTTGGTGGAAGCGGGCAGCGGGTTGATGACGGACGCGGTGGCCGACGGCGGCCAACTGAACCGCCAAGGCTTAGGCCAAGCCGCCCCCAGCAGCGCGGGTGTGCCGGAAGAATACGCGGCCCTCACATTGGTCAGCGAATACAACGACCCCGCCGCACTGGACGCCCTGATGACGGCACGCGGGCATGAAATAGCCGCCGTGATTTTCGAGCCAGTGGTGGGCAACGCCGGGGTACTAATTCCGAACCCCGAATTCTTGGACGCCCTGCACCGCGTTCAGGCGGCGGGCGTGCTGCTGATTGCTGATGAAGTGATGACCGGATTCCGCCTGAGCCTGCGCGGGGCCACTGGCCTGCTGGGGCTGCGGCCTGACCTGACCTGCTGGGGCAAAATCATCGGCGGCGGGCTGCCTGTGGGCGCATACGGTGGGCGGGCCGAGGTGATGAACTTCGTGTCTCCGCAAGGCCCGGTGTATCAGGCCGGAACCCTGAGCGGCAACCCGTTGGCGATGGCGGCAGGGTTGGCGATGCTGGGCGCACTGGAAGCCGATCCCGGCGTGTACGAGCGCCTGAACACCTACACGGCGCAGTTGGCTGAGGGGCTGAAGGCGGGAGCTTCGGCGGCAGGCGTACCCATCAGCGTGAACCAGATCGGTTCGATGCTCACGGCCTTTCACAGCAGCGCCCCACACGGCAGTATCCGTACCTACACCGACGCCGCCCGCAGCGACACCGCCGCCTTTGCGGGCTGGTTTCAGGGCATGTTGGCACGCGGAATCTACTGGGCACCTTCGCAATTCGAGAGCATTTTCGTGAGCGCCGCCCACACCGACGCGCACCTGAACGCCACGCTGGAAGCAGCGGCACAGGCCTACGCCGCCCTGACGGTACGAGGAGAACAATGA
- a CDS encoding alpha/beta hydrolase produces the protein MIRSVFLTARSGTALLLSALTLAACTQPIAPVVETRAQDTRTFTAVVPTLTATPGAALYQGKYPGIRGEASYAIEVPANWNGQLVMYAHGYAGTGAELRVQAPSLRPFLLSQGYAWAASSYSANYYDVQAGVEDTNALANAFTSLTGGKHAAPTKTLIMGVSMGGHVAGAAVEKETQASAKNKTTYAASLPLCGVMDEEYEFQWLGDYTLAAAQLAGFGPRTFPQTDYQTLLPDIKAALFSSTEGAQWQENSVQGAKLREIARSLTGGDRPVFELGFRSATWQSAVLGTGGADGTVTGILPRNLYDNTNVSYRWTAGATPTAAETAFNASILRVKGDTDPNPARPDAVRWLPRINGEFSVPVLTVHTLGDFYVPFAHQQKYRAAALAAGNGDRLVQRAVRAAGHCEFNAAELVEAFGDLVKWEKTGVKPAGDDVTTPTVVANPNYGCKFTRATRAGVAACGVN, from the coding sequence ATGATCCGTTCTGTCTTCCTGACTGCCCGCTCCGGCACCGCTCTCCTTCTTTCGGCCCTGACTTTGGCGGCCTGTACTCAGCCCATCGCGCCCGTTGTAGAAACCCGTGCCCAAGACACGCGCACGTTTACGGCTGTGGTGCCCACGCTGACTGCAACGCCCGGCGCGGCGCTGTATCAGGGCAAATACCCCGGAATCCGGGGCGAGGCCAGCTACGCCATAGAGGTTCCGGCCAACTGGAACGGCCAACTCGTGATGTACGCGCACGGTTACGCGGGCACGGGCGCAGAACTGCGGGTGCAGGCTCCGTCGCTGCGGCCTTTCCTGCTGTCTCAGGGGTACGCGTGGGCGGCCAGCAGCTACAGCGCCAACTATTACGATGTGCAGGCGGGTGTAGAGGACACCAACGCCCTCGCCAACGCCTTTACCAGCCTCACCGGCGGCAAGCACGCCGCGCCTACCAAAACGCTGATCATGGGCGTCAGCATGGGCGGGCATGTGGCCGGGGCCGCCGTAGAAAAGGAAACGCAGGCCAGCGCCAAAAACAAGACCACCTACGCCGCGTCGCTGCCCCTTTGCGGCGTGATGGACGAGGAATACGAGTTTCAGTGGCTGGGCGATTACACGCTGGCGGCGGCACAACTTGCGGGCTTTGGCCCCCGCACCTTTCCCCAAACCGACTACCAGACCCTGCTGCCCGACATCAAAGCGGCCCTGTTTTCCAGCACCGAGGGCGCACAGTGGCAAGAAAACAGCGTGCAAGGTGCAAAACTGCGCGAAATTGCCCGTAGCCTGACCGGAGGAGACCGCCCCGTGTTCGAACTCGGATTCCGTAGCGCCACTTGGCAAAGTGCCGTGCTGGGAACGGGCGGCGCAGACGGCACCGTGACCGGAATCTTGCCCCGCAATCTGTACGACAACACCAACGTGTCTTACCGCTGGACGGCGGGCGCGACTCCCACAGCCGCCGAAACTGCTTTCAATGCCAGCATTCTGCGTGTGAAGGGTGACACCGATCCCAACCCGGCCCGCCCGGACGCCGTGCGCTGGCTGCCCCGCATCAACGGAGAATTCAGCGTGCCTGTGCTGACGGTGCATACCCTTGGAGACTTTTACGTGCCGTTTGCCCACCAGCAAAAATACCGGGCTGCGGCGCTGGCTGCCGGAAACGGAGACCGATTGGTGCAGCGGGCCGTCCGCGCCGCCGGACACTGCGAATTCAACGCCGCCGAACTCGTGGAGGCGTTCGGCGATCTGGTGAAGTGGGAGAAAACGGGCGTGAAACCTGCGGGCGACGATGTGACCACGCCGACTGTCGTGGCTAACCCCAACTACGGCTGCAAATTTACCCGCGCCACCCGTGCAGGTGTGGCGGCGTGTGGGGTGAATTGA
- a CDS encoding thiamine diphosphokinase, which yields MIAWILVGGRLTPTPMLAALPRPALVVAADGGARHAAALGVIVDVWVGDFDSSAGVHVDAPREVHPAAKDETDAELAVRVALQRGATALVFIGAFGGRFDHTAALMLGGIRRAREGWPVILTSGDEWGWPLLPASPVALELEANLTLSVLAFSDLRGLSLGGVRWPLSRADVPLGSGWTVSNETTGAAIRATLEDGWALVTVLVGGTEMVGD from the coding sequence ATGATCGCTTGGATTCTGGTGGGGGGCCGCCTGACGCCGACGCCGATGCTGGCGGCGTTGCCCCGGCCCGCACTGGTGGTGGCCGCCGATGGAGGCGCACGGCACGCGGCGGCGCTGGGCGTAATAGTAGACGTGTGGGTGGGCGATTTCGACAGTTCGGCGGGCGTACATGTGGACGCCCCACGCGAGGTTCACCCGGCGGCCAAAGACGAAACCGATGCGGAACTGGCGGTGCGGGTGGCCCTGCAACGCGGCGCGACAGCACTGGTGTTTATTGGCGCATTCGGCGGGCGCTTTGACCATACGGCGGCCCTGATGCTGGGCGGCATTCGGCGGGCGCGTGAAGGCTGGCCCGTAATCCTCACCAGCGGCGACGAATGGGGCTGGCCGCTACTGCCCGCCTCTCCGGTTGCGCTGGAGTTGGAAGCGAATTTAACTCTCAGCGTCCTGGCCTTCTCCGACTTACGCGGCCTAAGCCTCGGCGGAGTGCGCTGGCCCCTTAGCCGCGCCGATGTGCCGCTGGGTAGCGGGTGGACAGTAAGCAACGAAACTACCGGGGCAGCGATAAGAGCCACGCTGGAAGACGGCTGGGCGCTGGTGACGGTGTTGGTGGGTGGGACGGAAATGGTTGGGGATTGA
- a CDS encoding ABC transporter ATP-binding protein — protein sequence MTKTSPALDAQNLSKRYGGVNGIQAAKDVSLTVEAGETVALLGPSGCGKSTVLRIIAGLEVPDSGAVQVGGRDVTALPPEARHIGLVFQDYALFPHLSVLDNVAYGPRVRGLPRPTAAAQAREALALVNLAELGSRRVTELSGGQAQRVALARALATASPLLLLDEPLSNLDERLRAELRGELRALFARVGAGVLLVTHDQREALALAGRVAVMRAGQIVQQGAARDVFRHPATAWVAAFLGHLNLWAQPGGLCLLVPEQAVTVGEGEPYPVMARQPHDSGETVTLAHPRGPLTLSLSARESLHIVDGQVRVRVDEGRIQRLVDDREAVNTPI from the coding sequence ATGACTAAAACTTCCCCTGCCCTAGACGCCCAGAACCTCAGCAAACGCTACGGCGGCGTAAACGGGATTCAGGCCGCGAAAGACGTGTCTCTCACGGTAGAAGCGGGCGAAACGGTGGCGCTGTTGGGGCCGAGTGGCTGCGGCAAAAGCACGGTTTTACGGATCATCGCGGGGCTGGAGGTTCCAGATTCCGGCGCGGTGCAAGTCGGTGGCCGGGACGTGACGGCCCTGCCCCCCGAAGCGCGGCACATCGGGTTGGTGTTTCAGGACTACGCTCTGTTTCCCCATCTGAGCGTGCTGGACAACGTCGCCTACGGCCCCCGCGTGCGCGGCTTGCCCCGGCCCACTGCTGCTGCACAGGCGCGGGAAGCCTTGGCGTTGGTGAATCTGGCGGAATTGGGGAGCCGCCGCGTGACCGAGCTCAGCGGTGGGCAGGCGCAGCGGGTGGCGCTGGCACGTGCCCTCGCCACCGCCTCTCCCCTGCTGCTGCTGGACGAACCCCTCAGCAACTTGGATGAACGCCTGCGGGCCGAACTGCGGGGCGAGTTGCGGGCGCTGTTTGCGCGGGTGGGCGCGGGCGTACTGCTGGTCACACACGATCAGCGCGAGGCATTGGCCTTGGCAGGCCGCGTGGCCGTGATGCGGGCAGGCCAGATTGTGCAGCAAGGCGCGGCGCGGGACGTGTTCCGGCATCCGGCAACGGCGTGGGTGGCGGCGTTCTTGGGCCATCTCAACCTGTGGGCGCAACCGGGCGGCCTGTGCCTGCTGGTGCCCGAACAGGCCGTGACTGTGGGCGAAGGTGAACCGTATCCGGTGATGGCCCGCCAACCCCACGATTCCGGCGAAACGGTGACGCTAGCCCACCCACGCGGCCCCCTCACACTGAGTCTCAGCGCCCGCGAAAGCCTGCATATCGTGGATGGACAGGTGCGGGTGCGGGTAGATGAGGGGCGAATTCAGCGGTTGGTGGATGACCGGGAAGCCGTGAACACCCCCATCTGA